The sequence below is a genomic window from Acetivibrio clariflavus DSM 19732.
CCGGTGAGACAGTTTCAGGAATCTTAATCAAAGTATTTTTAACAATTCCCGCATTGGTAACTACAACCACCAATGCACTGCCCTTTTCTATAGGAACAACTTGTACAGCCTTCAATACACTTTTCTTGCTCTCAGGAAGCGATGCCATAGAAGTATATTTCGTGAAACGGGATATAGTTGCCGATGCCTTCCTCAAGAGCTGACTTAGTTCATTAATCTTGGTTTCCATTTCACTTTTCATAGCATTTATCTCATCAACTGTAAGCTCACATGTTTTCATGAGCTGATCGACATAAAACCTGTACCCTTTGTCGGAAGGTATTCTTCCCGCTGATGTATGCGGCTGTATCAGATACCCCATTTCTTCCAGATCCGACATTTCGTTTCTAATGGTGGCAGAACTCAAACCCAGTTCATGTCTTTTTGAAACTGACCTTGAGCCTATAGGTTCTGCTGTGCTGATGTAATCGTCGATAATAGCATGTAGAATCATCTTCTTCCTATCGTCCAAAAACATCATTTCTCTCTCCCTTTGTTAGCACTCTAATCGGTTGAGTGCTAATTCTATTCTAAAAATACCACCGTAGTTTTCTTTTGTCAAGATATTTTTATGGATATTATTTGCTTTTGAACAGCTGCATTATTCGCCTCTTCTCAGTATTCTCATGCTGTCCTTTTTAATTGTACTTTATGTTAAAAAAATTATGCAAAAAGCTTAAATAAATTCCATGAATACCTGATTTGCAAAATCAAGACCCAATGAACTTAAAGCGATTCTTCCGTCTTTTACCGTCAGCAGGTTCTTTTCCACCATTCTGTCAATTTGGTGGCCATATACCTTATGGATTTCTTCATTGAATCTTCTTCTGAAATCCTCCATACGCACTCCGTCAATAAGCCTCAACCCCAGAATCATAAACTCGGCCATTCTTTCCTTCTCATTAATAAACTCAAAGTTTTCCGAAACCGCTTTGCCTTCCTTTATATCGTTTATATAACCTTCCAGGTCATATTTATTGTTAAATCGGGCAGATTCAAAAAAAGAATGGGCACCCGTACCAAAACCTATATATTCTTCAGCTTGCCAATAAATCAGATTGTGACGGCATGTAAAACCCGGCTTGGCAAAATTGGATATTTCATAATGCCTATACCCTTTTTTCAAAAGATAGTCTTTACAGAAACTATACATTTCCCGGTCAATATCATCCTCTAAAGGTACAAGTTCTCCCCTTTCAAGCATATTTCCGAACACTGTTCCTTCTTCAATCTTTAGGCTGTAGCACGACAAATGCTCCGGTTCCAAAGCCGTTACCATTTCCAAAGTGTAACGCCAATCCTCAACAGTTTGACCGGGAATTCCGAAAATCAAATCCACATTAATATTGTCAAAACCAATCTTTCTTGCCGCTTTAAAATTCTGTTCAAACTCCTCGGATGTATGAATTCTGCCCAATCTTTTAAGTATGGTATCCTGCCACGCCTGCAGTCCTATACTTATCCGGTTTATACCTATGTCTTTGTAGGTTTTAAGCTTTTCCACCGTTAATGTTCCGGGATTTGCCTCAATACTGATCTCTGCCTCTTTATCTATACAGAATTCTTTATATATTAAATGCATAACTTCATATATATATTGTGCATCAACCGACGAAGGTGTTCCTCCCCCGATAAAAACCGATTTTATATTAAATCCTTTAAGCTTTTCAGAATATAAAGCAATTTCCTTTTTTAAAGCACTAAAATATGCAGGGACAAATTCATCCCTGCATGCAAAAGAATTAAAGTCGCAGTAATAGCACTTTGTTTTGCAAAAAGGTATGTGTATATATATACCTATGTTACCGTTCATACTAAAGCACATCCTTAAGTATCCAGTTTGAGAACACTCATGAAGGCTTCCTGCGGAACTTCCACACTTCCCACCTGACGCATTCTCTTCTTTCCTTCCTTTTGCTTTTCCAAAAGCTTTTTCTTTCTCGTTATATCTCCACCGTAACATTTTGCCAGAACATCTTTCCGGTATGCCTTTACCGTTTCTCTGGCAATTATTTTGCCTCCGATACACGCCTGGATTGGAATTTCAAACTGCTGTCTCGGAATAGTCTCCTTAAGCTTTTCAGCAATCCTTCTTCCCCGGGCATAAGCTTTATCCTTGTGAACAATAAAGGAAAGCGCATCCACTACTTCTCCATTTAAAAGTATGTCAAGCTTTACAAGATCGGATTTCCTGTATCCCAAAAGCTCATAGTCTAAGGAAGCATATCCCTTTGTCCTTGACTTTAAAGCATCGAAAAAGTCATATATTATTTCGTTTAACGGTATTTCATAGGTCAGCATTACTCTGTTTTCGTCAATATAGGTCATATCCTTGTATATTCCGCGGCGTTCCTGAGAAAGTTCCATAATATTTCCGACAAATTCAGTGGGAGACATTATGGTAGCCTTTACAATGGGTTCTTCCATGTAGTCAATTTCCGTTGGCGGCGGTAAATTTGTAGGATTATCTATATGCATTTCCTCTCCGTCTTTTTTTACCACCTTGTAAATAACACTGGGGGCAGTGGTTACAAGGTCAAAATCGTATTCCCTCTCAAGGCGCTCCTGAATAATTTCCATATGAAGAAGTCCCAAAAAGCCACATCGGAATCCGAATCCCAAAGCAACGGAAGACTCCGGTTCAAAAGTAAGAGAAGCATCATTCAATTGCAGTTTTTCCAGCGCATCCCTTAAATCACCATATTTGGAGCCGTCGGCAGGATAAATACCGCAAAACACCATTGGATTAACCTTTTTATAACCCGGTAGAGGTTCTTTGGCCGGATTGGTTGCCAAAGTTACAGTATCTCCAACCCTTGTATCCTTAACATTCTTTATACTGGCGGCAATGTATCCCACTTCACCGGCTTTGAGCTCATTACAGGGGGACAGGGATCCCGGTCTGAAATATCCTACCTCAGTAACCACAAAATCCTTTTGAGTGTACATCATTCGGATCTGGTCACCAACTTTTACAGTTCCCTCTTTAACCCTTATGTATACAATAACACCCTTATAACTGTCATAGTAGGAATCGAATATCAGAGCGCGCAAAGGTGCGTCCTCATCCCCTTTTGGACAAGGTATTACCTGTACCACCTTTTCCAAAACATCTT
It includes:
- the lepA gene encoding translation elongation factor 4 codes for the protein MASERQKKIRNFCIIAHIDHGKSTLADRLIEETGVLTKREMEDQILDNMDIERERGITIKSQAVRMVYKAEDGEEYILNLIDTPGHVDFNYEVSRSLAACEGAILVVDAAQGIEAQTLANVYLAIEHDLEILPVINKIDLPSAQPDVVKKEIEDVIGLDAGDAPLISAKNGINIKDVLEKVVQVIPCPKGDEDAPLRALIFDSYYDSYKGVIVYIRVKEGTVKVGDQIRMMYTQKDFVVTEVGYFRPGSLSPCNELKAGEVGYIAASIKNVKDTRVGDTVTLATNPAKEPLPGYKKVNPMVFCGIYPADGSKYGDLRDALEKLQLNDASLTFEPESSVALGFGFRCGFLGLLHMEIIQERLEREYDFDLVTTAPSVIYKVVKKDGEEMHIDNPTNLPPPTEIDYMEEPIVKATIMSPTEFVGNIMELSQERRGIYKDMTYIDENRVMLTYEIPLNEIIYDFFDALKSRTKGYASLDYELLGYRKSDLVKLDILLNGEVVDALSFIVHKDKAYARGRRIAEKLKETIPRQQFEIPIQACIGGKIIARETVKAYRKDVLAKCYGGDITRKKKLLEKQKEGKKRMRQVGSVEVPQEAFMSVLKLDT
- the hemW gene encoding radical SAM family heme chaperone HemW; its protein translation is MNGNIGIYIHIPFCKTKCYYCDFNSFACRDEFVPAYFSALKKEIALYSEKLKGFNIKSVFIGGGTPSSVDAQYIYEVMHLIYKEFCIDKEAEISIEANPGTLTVEKLKTYKDIGINRISIGLQAWQDTILKRLGRIHTSEEFEQNFKAARKIGFDNINVDLIFGIPGQTVEDWRYTLEMVTALEPEHLSCYSLKIEEGTVFGNMLERGELVPLEDDIDREMYSFCKDYLLKKGYRHYEISNFAKPGFTCRHNLIYWQAEEYIGFGTGAHSFFESARFNNKYDLEGYINDIKEGKAVSENFEFINEKERMAEFMILGLRLIDGVRMEDFRRRFNEEIHKVYGHQIDRMVEKNLLTVKDGRIALSSLGLDFANQVFMEFI